Proteins encoded together in one Catellatospora citrea window:
- a CDS encoding NUDIX hydrolase, with translation MIRGRLDQHVLDAVRSDVAAAVMEFDDARAWLDAAAPEPMEPLGAEAWVFDPEFTRVVLVRHPWRAWVPPGGMVEPGETPREAAARELFEETGLHVELRSQPAAAAVRSFHPEMPVTLSLSYVAIADPSTPLTGENGQPAAWMRLDQDWESCFPDDATRMRDLVATWR, from the coding sequence ATGATCCGTGGCCGGCTCGACCAGCACGTCCTCGACGCGGTGCGCAGTGATGTGGCGGCGGCTGTGATGGAGTTCGACGACGCCCGCGCATGGCTGGATGCCGCGGCACCGGAGCCGATGGAGCCGCTGGGAGCCGAGGCGTGGGTGTTCGACCCGGAGTTCACCCGGGTCGTGCTGGTCCGGCACCCTTGGCGGGCCTGGGTGCCACCGGGCGGCATGGTCGAGCCCGGGGAGACGCCTCGCGAGGCGGCGGCACGAGAGTTGTTCGAGGAGACCGGGCTGCACGTCGAGCTCCGGTCCCAGCCGGCGGCGGCGGCCGTGCGCTCGTTCCATCCCGAGATGCCGGTGACGCTGTCGCTCTCCTACGTCGCGATCGCCGACCCCTCGACACCCCTGACCGGCGAGAATGGGCAACCGGCTGCCTGGATGAGGCTGGATCAGGACTGGGAGAGCTGCTTCCCGGACGACGCGACCCGGATGCGTGACCTGGTGGCGACCTGGCGCTGA
- a CDS encoding AfsR/SARP family transcriptional regulator — protein MLTFAVLGPLRVRSGERDLVIGSRTQRLLLSALLTRAGSVVSGDRLVEILWGDDAPATAVPSLHTYVSRLRGLLHTDGEAVLSTRPPGYLLQVTAEQTDMGRFERLVDEAGRALPRDPAAALGCLDEALALWRGTAYAEFADEDFARPEANRLAELRLGAIEQRFDAALALGRHADLVGAIAAAADEQPLRERPCGQLMLALYRCGRQAEALAAFRAFRQRLDDELGVEPSASLRALETAILRQDPDLYGISAAQTAGDPVATAGSPDTPSPQVPGTIPEETSSFIGREDDLTAVRAALATSRLVTLTGPGGVGKTRLAMQLAAGAQGYADGVRWCELGAITDPAAVGHALAAAIGARQQPGCDIEESVRAYLATRRLLLVVDNCEHVLDAAARLVASVQRSCPQVAVLATSRAPLGAPGELIQPIAPLPVPGDETPDAAGSASVRLFADRARAVRPGLDLTGQNLAHVAEVCRRLDGLPLAIELAAARMRALNPADLVARLGDGLALLTTARSTAVERHRTLRAVVDWSYALLNPAEQRLFDRLSVFAGGFTLAAAEQVCAEPDLVDTLAALVDSSLVTAGPSAGQVRYGMLATLRAYAAEKLAERGDAQALHDAHAACFAVTAEQFGATMRGPDEGRCVAVLDADMANLRAAHRWAVERRDTDLAMRISAGLYHYVVYRFHDEVVSWGETVLGLPGADTHPLYPVVCGAVGEGLTLRGDQRRALAVAESALRRAADPQSPRCLPVLKVLAAVALYEGRLDDCVRWAAEQTRLARIHGDAWREGEGLLFHGLARTYAGDLAAGLAIAQENLCVTTRLGNPSLLAWAKYCQAEALAGSDPDRARQLYTDAVALADAVAGTFTATIAQVGLAALLARSGEDAAALRAFRQCVDRWHRMQVWHHQWTTLRNLVPLLVRVGAAEDAATLLGALDAADTAAYGSDADSLAAATQELTAALGPAGYTRAVEVGTTLGPDGTVAFALSAVDGALASIEAGRAAEKQ, from the coding sequence GTGCTGACCTTCGCCGTGCTGGGGCCGCTGCGGGTGCGGTCCGGCGAGCGCGATCTGGTGATCGGCAGCCGTACGCAGCGCCTGCTGCTGAGCGCGCTGCTCACCCGAGCGGGCTCGGTGGTGTCCGGCGACCGCCTCGTGGAGATCCTCTGGGGCGACGACGCGCCCGCGACCGCGGTCCCGTCCCTGCACACCTACGTGTCGCGGCTGCGCGGGCTGCTGCACACCGACGGCGAGGCGGTGCTGTCGACCCGTCCGCCCGGATATCTGCTGCAGGTCACGGCCGAGCAGACCGACATGGGCCGGTTCGAGCGCCTCGTCGACGAAGCCGGCCGAGCCCTGCCCCGTGACCCCGCGGCGGCCCTGGGGTGCCTGGACGAGGCGCTGGCGCTGTGGCGGGGCACGGCGTACGCCGAGTTCGCCGACGAGGACTTCGCCCGCCCGGAGGCCAACCGGCTGGCGGAACTGCGCCTGGGCGCGATCGAACAGCGCTTCGACGCGGCCCTGGCCCTGGGCCGGCACGCCGACCTGGTCGGGGCGATCGCGGCGGCCGCCGACGAGCAGCCGCTGCGGGAGCGCCCCTGCGGGCAGCTGATGCTCGCCCTGTACCGGTGCGGGCGGCAGGCCGAGGCCCTCGCCGCGTTCCGGGCGTTCCGGCAGCGCCTCGACGACGAACTCGGCGTCGAACCGTCCGCGTCACTGCGCGCGCTGGAGACCGCGATCCTGCGCCAGGACCCTGACCTCTACGGCATATCGGCTGCCCAAACGGCCGGTGACCCGGTGGCCACCGCCGGGTCACCGGACACCCCGTCGCCCCAGGTTCCCGGAACGATTCCGGAGGAAACGTCCAGTTTCATCGGCCGCGAGGACGATCTCACCGCCGTCCGGGCCGCGCTGGCCACGAGCCGCCTGGTGACCCTCACCGGCCCCGGCGGAGTCGGCAAGACCCGGCTGGCCATGCAACTCGCGGCAGGCGCGCAGGGGTACGCCGACGGCGTGCGCTGGTGCGAGCTGGGCGCGATCACGGACCCGGCCGCGGTCGGGCACGCCCTGGCGGCCGCGATCGGGGCACGCCAGCAGCCCGGCTGCGACATCGAGGAGTCGGTGCGCGCGTACCTGGCCACCCGGCGCCTGCTGCTGGTCGTCGACAACTGCGAACACGTGCTCGACGCCGCCGCCCGGCTGGTCGCGTCGGTGCAGCGATCCTGCCCCCAGGTGGCGGTCCTGGCCACGAGCCGGGCACCGCTGGGCGCACCCGGCGAGCTGATCCAGCCGATCGCACCGCTGCCGGTGCCCGGCGACGAGACCCCCGACGCGGCCGGCTCGGCATCCGTGCGGCTGTTCGCCGACCGGGCCCGCGCAGTGCGACCGGGACTCGACCTGACCGGGCAGAACCTGGCGCACGTGGCCGAGGTGTGCCGCCGACTCGACGGGCTGCCGCTGGCCATCGAACTGGCCGCGGCCCGGATGCGCGCACTGAACCCCGCCGACCTGGTCGCCCGGCTGGGCGACGGGCTCGCCCTGCTGACCACGGCACGCTCGACCGCCGTCGAGCGCCACCGCACCCTGCGGGCCGTCGTCGACTGGTCGTACGCCCTGCTGAATCCGGCCGAGCAGCGACTGTTCGACCGGCTGTCGGTGTTCGCCGGCGGCTTCACCCTCGCCGCGGCCGAGCAGGTCTGCGCCGAACCCGACCTCGTCGACACCCTCGCCGCGCTCGTGGACAGCTCACTGGTCACCGCCGGGCCGAGCGCCGGACAGGTGCGCTACGGGATGCTGGCGACCCTGCGGGCGTACGCCGCCGAAAAGCTCGCCGAGCGCGGCGACGCGCAGGCGCTGCACGACGCGCACGCCGCCTGCTTCGCCGTGACGGCCGAACAGTTCGGCGCGACCATGCGCGGCCCCGACGAGGGCCGGTGCGTCGCGGTCCTCGACGCCGACATGGCCAACCTGCGGGCCGCGCACCGGTGGGCCGTCGAGCGGCGCGACACCGACCTGGCCATGCGCATCTCGGCAGGTCTCTACCACTACGTGGTGTACCGGTTCCACGACGAGGTCGTGTCCTGGGGCGAGACAGTGCTCGGCCTACCCGGCGCCGACACCCACCCGCTGTACCCGGTCGTCTGCGGCGCGGTCGGCGAAGGGCTGACCCTGCGCGGCGACCAGCGGCGCGCGCTCGCCGTCGCCGAGTCGGCGCTGCGACGGGCCGCCGACCCGCAGAGCCCGCGCTGCCTGCCGGTGCTCAAGGTGCTCGCCGCGGTCGCCCTCTACGAGGGCCGCCTCGACGACTGCGTCCGCTGGGCCGCCGAGCAGACCCGGCTCGCCCGGATCCACGGCGACGCCTGGCGGGAGGGCGAAGGGCTGCTCTTCCACGGCCTGGCGCGCACCTACGCGGGAGACCTCGCCGCCGGGCTGGCCATCGCCCAGGAGAACCTGTGCGTCACGACCCGCCTGGGCAACCCGAGCCTGCTCGCCTGGGCGAAGTACTGCCAGGCGGAAGCCCTCGCCGGCAGCGACCCGGACCGGGCCCGGCAGCTCTACACCGACGCCGTCGCACTCGCCGACGCGGTCGCCGGCACGTTCACCGCCACCATCGCCCAGGTCGGGCTGGCCGCGCTGCTGGCCCGCTCGGGCGAGGACGCCGCCGCGCTGCGCGCGTTCCGCCAGTGCGTGGACCGGTGGCACCGGATGCAGGTGTGGCACCACCAGTGGACGACCCTGCGCAACCTGGTGCCGCTGCTGGTACGGGTCGGCGCGGCCGAGGACGCCGCAACGCTGCTCGGCGCGCTCGACGCCGCCGACACCGCCGCGTACGGCTCGGACGCCGACAGCCTCGCCGCGGCCACCCAGGAACTCACCGCCGCCCTCGGTCCGGCCGGGTACACGAGGGCCGTCGAGGTGGGCACCACGCTCGGCCCCGACGGGACGGTCGCGTTCGCCCTGTCCGCGGTGGACGGCGCGCTCGCGTCGATCGAGGCCGGCCGCGCCGCCGAAAAGCAGTAG
- the coaD gene encoding pantetheine-phosphate adenylyltransferase, producing the protein MDDAGDAQRRPDHELLRSRSALAYSGSVPHASAGGLGSARAVYPGTFDPFTPGHFDVVDRSRHMFDQVTILVAVNDAKRPSQTTAARAEAIRSSLPVGWENVAVATWHGLTVDYCRRNGHRVIIRGVRNSTDYLYEHELAATNEALGVTTLFVPARPELVTMSSTAVRALRA; encoded by the coding sequence GTGGACGACGCCGGTGACGCGCAGCGCAGGCCAGATCATGAACTGCTGCGCTCGCGTTCGGCGTTGGCATACTCTGGCTCGGTGCCTCATGCCTCTGCTGGCGGCCTCGGGTCGGCCCGGGCGGTTTATCCAGGGACGTTCGATCCCTTCACGCCGGGTCATTTTGATGTCGTCGACCGGTCGCGCCACATGTTCGACCAGGTCACGATCCTGGTCGCCGTCAACGACGCCAAGCGGCCGTCCCAGACGACTGCCGCACGGGCGGAGGCGATCAGGAGCTCGCTTCCGGTGGGCTGGGAGAACGTCGCGGTGGCCACCTGGCATGGCTTGACCGTGGACTACTGCCGGCGGAACGGGCACAGGGTGATCATCCGCGGGGTCAGGAACTCGACCGATTACCTGTACGAGCACGAACTCGCCGCGACGAACGAGGCGCTGGGCGTGACGACGTTGTTCGTGCCGGCTCGGCCTGAGCTGGTGACGATGTCGTCCACGGCCGTGCGGGCTTTGCGAGCCTGA
- a CDS encoding aminoglycoside phosphotransferase family protein: MIKVPEQFAEWRTRVGGPSGRRWVRSLPAVVERLRERWDLVVEATEPLYGGQSLVVLVRRGEQPLALRLTWLEDSVADEACALRAWRGRGVVTLVDAAPEAGGLLLERLDHTRSLHTLPLPEAAEVAGSLIRTLAVAPPAGLRTLSDVAAGIPDTLTRRQQALGFPIPPRWVEAACRHALEWGQAGEQVLIHADLHYGNVLAATRQPWLAVDPRALCGAPEYSVPELMWTRADELPTDADVRRILDIVVAAGELDAEAAHGWTVTRCVDYWLWGLEHGLTIDPARCERILSALARR; the protein is encoded by the coding sequence GTGATCAAGGTGCCCGAGCAGTTCGCCGAGTGGCGCACGCGCGTCGGCGGCCCGTCGGGGCGCAGGTGGGTGCGATCGCTGCCGGCGGTGGTGGAGCGACTTCGCGAACGGTGGGACCTCGTCGTCGAGGCCACCGAGCCGTTGTACGGCGGCCAGAGCCTGGTGGTGCTGGTCCGTCGTGGCGAGCAGCCGCTGGCCCTGAGGCTGACCTGGCTGGAGGACTCCGTCGCGGACGAGGCCTGCGCGCTGCGGGCGTGGCGGGGCCGAGGCGTGGTCACGCTGGTGGATGCCGCGCCCGAGGCGGGCGGTCTGCTGCTGGAGCGGCTGGACCACACGAGATCCCTGCACACGCTGCCGCTGCCGGAAGCGGCGGAGGTCGCGGGCTCGCTCATCCGCACCCTTGCCGTCGCACCTCCGGCCGGGCTGCGCACCCTGTCCGACGTCGCGGCGGGCATCCCCGACACGCTGACCCGGCGCCAACAGGCCCTCGGCTTCCCGATCCCACCGAGATGGGTGGAGGCGGCCTGCCGCCACGCCCTCGAATGGGGGCAGGCCGGCGAGCAGGTCCTGATCCACGCCGACCTGCACTATGGCAACGTCCTGGCCGCGACACGGCAGCCGTGGCTGGCCGTCGACCCCCGAGCCCTCTGCGGCGCCCCGGAATACTCCGTCCCCGAACTGATGTGGACCCGCGCCGACGAGTTGCCCACCGACGCCGACGTACGGCGGATTCTCGACATCGTCGTCGCGGCCGGTGAACTGGACGCCGAGGCAGCACACGGCTGGACCGTCACCCGCTGCGTCGACTACTGGCTCTGGGGCCTGGAACACGGCCTCACCATCGATCCCGCCCGCTGCGAACGGATCCTGAGTGCACTCGCCCGCCGGTGA
- a CDS encoding DUF5682 family protein, which yields MSTPTFGALRSQLLDAAAALADGPDALAGILSGIVDDVDRALAEPLEIFPVCHHSPASAMAMARRLREKQPRVVYLELCEDMTPLLTELRNCRLPVAVQAFASELDGFPQDWAPLSVVAPITEASAEYQAIAYALDTPGVELVLVDRSTDHVFQWQPRKDKSAEQPAEPGVEPAEDADLHGDAVGVEIGDLRPRFAELEEHLLHHGKVRHWSEWWDQYVEQPLGDADYDTYRQVMVLIGSLFRRLAPGAHDRVGSDEERERYMWTRMRQHLAASGVDAADTLYVCGAFHAASHVAEFGLHGADTYEISPRTATKWHYGLIPSSHSSIEAQFGLASGSVSIAAAVFAKSLTRTGVVPYQLEGQQGGRAAKKKAKPVAVVPAPSQQVADRLSGFLARPPVLDALDEDELLGWSVEIVRLARRNGYLSSTADAIAVFETSILLAGMRGRARPTPYDFQDAAVTCIEKESVPGRRDVRRLCEIMLGGDRIGQVGYESLPPLARDVHDRLAPLGLKLEQRGVQRALLDIAGDPVLGKCSDLLWILRHLLPQGAARPIMGERRLGHRAIQESWDLALGTHFRELIELGYEGITVEQVLEQRLRRSVWGPQATAAVALGAVEDATLYLHSRRFADELGARAVDLLAAERTVDDAPDVLRRARRLLAHYRATEPVLPAWLESFVKAGYAHYCTLLPNAFVEEETGTKQVAAMLGFLFSMESLALSLGCDRAQLELAVAQSHPTTAGKTALLWAAQHQLGVLPRAELRERCAQLLDNPLVLPAYPQYLSGFVQALEPVPALAGFVVEAISQAFGRLPDAVLLPWLPTLITTLRKEGGDHVGLLVREAGRVFPGDLPTLDAWTPPWSAAAVDPAAPAVAPRGQAGPVAVLLAAHPEPTDTLAALLGCDGTWAEPAQASGTGPVNDLLTRYPETAAELAVAIGVG from the coding sequence ATGAGCACACCGACCTTCGGGGCGCTGCGCTCGCAGCTGCTCGACGCCGCGGCGGCGCTCGCCGACGGTCCGGACGCGCTCGCCGGGATCCTCTCCGGCATCGTGGACGACGTCGACCGGGCGCTGGCCGAGCCGCTGGAGATCTTCCCGGTGTGCCACCACTCGCCCGCGTCCGCGATGGCGATGGCCCGCAGGCTGCGCGAGAAGCAGCCCAGGGTCGTCTACCTGGAGCTGTGCGAGGACATGACGCCGCTGCTCACCGAGCTGCGCAACTGCCGCCTGCCGGTCGCGGTGCAGGCGTTCGCGTCCGAACTGGACGGCTTCCCGCAGGACTGGGCGCCGCTGTCGGTGGTCGCGCCGATCACCGAGGCGTCGGCCGAATACCAGGCCATCGCGTACGCTCTGGACACGCCCGGGGTCGAGCTGGTGCTCGTGGACCGGTCCACCGACCACGTGTTCCAGTGGCAGCCGCGCAAGGACAAGTCGGCAGAGCAGCCCGCCGAACCCGGCGTGGAACCCGCCGAGGACGCCGACCTGCACGGTGACGCCGTCGGTGTCGAGATCGGCGACCTGCGGCCGCGCTTTGCCGAACTGGAGGAGCACCTGCTCCACCACGGCAAGGTGCGGCACTGGTCGGAGTGGTGGGACCAGTACGTCGAGCAGCCCCTCGGCGACGCCGACTACGACACGTACCGGCAGGTCATGGTCCTGATCGGCAGCTTGTTCCGGCGGCTGGCCCCCGGGGCGCACGACCGGGTCGGCTCCGACGAGGAACGCGAGCGCTACATGTGGACCCGGATGCGGCAGCACCTCGCCGCATCCGGCGTCGACGCGGCCGACACCCTCTACGTCTGCGGGGCGTTCCACGCCGCCAGCCACGTCGCCGAGTTCGGCCTGCACGGCGCGGACACCTACGAGATCAGCCCCCGGACCGCCACGAAGTGGCACTACGGCCTGATCCCGTCCAGCCACTCCTCGATCGAGGCCCAGTTCGGGCTGGCTTCGGGCTCGGTGTCGATCGCCGCGGCGGTCTTCGCCAAGTCACTGACCCGCACCGGCGTCGTCCCGTACCAGTTGGAGGGCCAGCAGGGCGGCCGGGCGGCGAAGAAGAAGGCCAAGCCGGTCGCGGTGGTGCCGGCGCCGTCGCAGCAGGTCGCCGACCGGCTGTCCGGGTTCCTCGCCCGGCCGCCGGTGCTCGACGCGCTCGACGAGGACGAGCTGCTCGGCTGGTCCGTGGAGATCGTCCGGCTGGCCCGGCGCAACGGCTACCTGTCCAGCACCGCCGACGCCATCGCCGTCTTCGAGACGTCGATCCTGCTCGCCGGGATGCGTGGCCGGGCCCGGCCCACCCCGTACGACTTCCAGGACGCGGCCGTCACCTGCATCGAGAAGGAGTCGGTGCCCGGCCGCCGCGACGTGCGGCGGCTCTGCGAGATCATGCTCGGCGGGGACCGAATCGGCCAGGTCGGCTACGAGTCGCTGCCGCCGCTGGCCCGCGACGTGCACGACCGGCTCGCGCCGCTCGGTCTCAAACTGGAGCAGCGCGGCGTGCAGCGGGCCCTGCTCGACATCGCCGGCGATCCGGTGCTGGGCAAGTGCTCCGACCTGCTGTGGATCCTGCGGCACCTGCTGCCCCAGGGCGCGGCCCGCCCGATCATGGGCGAGCGACGGCTCGGCCACCGGGCCATCCAGGAGTCCTGGGACCTGGCACTGGGCACCCACTTCCGCGAGCTGATCGAACTCGGCTACGAGGGCATCACCGTCGAGCAGGTGCTCGAACAGCGGCTGCGCCGCTCGGTGTGGGGCCCGCAGGCCACCGCCGCGGTCGCCCTCGGCGCGGTCGAGGACGCCACGCTGTACCTGCACAGCCGCCGATTCGCCGACGAGCTGGGCGCTCGCGCGGTCGACCTGCTGGCCGCCGAACGGACCGTCGACGACGCCCCCGACGTGCTGCGCCGGGCCCGCCGCCTGCTGGCCCACTACCGGGCCACCGAGCCGGTGCTGCCCGCCTGGCTGGAGTCGTTCGTCAAGGCCGGGTACGCCCACTACTGCACGCTGCTGCCGAACGCCTTCGTCGAGGAGGAGACCGGCACGAAGCAGGTCGCCGCGATGCTGGGCTTCCTGTTCAGCATGGAGAGCCTGGCGCTGTCGCTGGGCTGCGACCGGGCCCAGCTGGAGCTGGCTGTGGCGCAGTCGCACCCGACCACGGCCGGCAAGACCGCGCTGCTGTGGGCCGCGCAGCACCAGCTCGGCGTGCTGCCCCGCGCCGAGCTGCGCGAACGCTGCGCGCAACTGCTGGACAACCCGCTGGTGCTGCCCGCGTACCCGCAGTATCTGAGCGGGTTCGTGCAGGCCCTGGAACCGGTGCCGGCACTGGCCGGGTTCGTCGTCGAGGCGATCTCGCAGGCGTTCGGGCGGCTGCCCGACGCGGTGCTCCTGCCGTGGCTGCCGACCCTGATCACAACCCTGCGCAAGGAGGGCGGCGACCACGTCGGCCTGCTGGTCCGCGAGGCCGGCCGGGTGTTCCCGGGCGACCTGCCGACGCTGGACGCGTGGACCCCGCCCTGGTCGGCGGCGGCCGTGGACCCGGCGGCCCCGGCCGTCGCGCCGCGCGGCCAGGCCGGTCCGGTCGCGGTGCTGCTGGCCGCGCATCCGGAGCCGACCGACACGCTCGCCGCCCTGCTCGGCTGCGACGGCACCTGGGCGGAGCCGGCGCAGGCATCCGGCACCGGTCCGGTCAACGACCTGCTGACCCGGTATCCGGAGACGGCCGCCGAACTGGCCGTCGCCATCGGCGTCGGTTAG
- a CDS encoding PIG-L family deacetylase, with product MSVSALGTVLGIWAHPDDEVYLSAGLMATARDAGQRVACVTATLGEHGTGDPARWPPARLAAVRAHELRASLAVLGVTEHHVLGLPDGGCAEQPADAVVARLAAIVDDVRPDTIVTFGPDGVTGHADHQAVSRWATAAHARAAPAARLLHPVLTHEFLARWQAVYDRLDVFLADGLPHAVPAAALSLHVPFDDALADRKLVALRAQATQTSGLVALLGEQTMRDWCATESFVDAARESTRTWGSWRPDVRRVPDFAAWDHQC from the coding sequence ATGTCCGTGTCCGCACTGGGCACCGTGCTCGGGATCTGGGCACATCCCGACGACGAGGTCTACCTGTCCGCCGGCCTCATGGCCACCGCCCGCGACGCCGGGCAGCGCGTGGCCTGCGTGACCGCGACGCTCGGCGAGCACGGCACCGGCGATCCGGCGCGGTGGCCGCCCGCGCGGCTGGCCGCCGTACGCGCCCACGAGCTGCGCGCGTCGCTGGCCGTGCTCGGCGTGACCGAACACCACGTGCTCGGCCTGCCCGACGGCGGCTGCGCCGAGCAGCCGGCCGACGCCGTCGTCGCCCGGCTCGCCGCGATCGTCGACGACGTACGGCCCGACACGATCGTCACCTTCGGACCCGACGGCGTCACCGGGCACGCCGACCACCAGGCGGTGTCCCGCTGGGCCACGGCAGCCCACGCGCGGGCCGCGCCCGCCGCCCGGCTGCTCCATCCGGTCCTCACCCACGAGTTCCTCGCCCGCTGGCAGGCCGTCTACGACCGGCTGGACGTCTTCCTCGCCGACGGACTGCCACACGCGGTGCCCGCCGCCGCACTGAGCCTGCACGTGCCGTTCGACGACGCGCTGGCCGACCGCAAGCTCGTCGCACTGCGGGCGCAGGCCACCCAGACCTCCGGGCTGGTCGCGCTGCTCGGCGAGCAGACCATGCGGGACTGGTGCGCCACCGAGTCGTTCGTCGACGCCGCGCGGGAAAGCACCCGCACCTGGGGCTCGTGGCGTCCCGACGTGCGTCGCGTGCCCGACTTCGCCGCCTGGGATCACCAGTGCTGA
- a CDS encoding class I SAM-dependent methyltransferase, which translates to MTTAEITVEASAAAVEEFAGRVTSDTSAWMVTTMAMLGDRLGLWRALADSDAVTSTELAACTGTSERYVREWLSSMASHGYLNYDESTARFTLPAEHVPVLAADSPVYFGGLHQALYGLTGVLGQVAEAFRAGGGVPLAAYGEDWWHGLERFTAGSFDHLLTQVWVPAMPQVHAKLALGAHVADVGCGRGRALIGLARAFPAGRYVGFDVHPESIAAARAAALEAGVADRVRFEVCDAAAGIPGEYDIVTTFDVIHDLAEPATVLKAIRVALRPDGHYVCVDINASHHLPDNAGALGAYFYGVSILYCLTTSLAQHGAGLGTCGFNEHTARELCAQAGFGTVTKVEIGNPFNNLYEITL; encoded by the coding sequence ATGACCACCGCAGAGATCACCGTCGAGGCGTCGGCGGCGGCCGTCGAGGAGTTCGCCGGCCGGGTCACGAGCGACACCAGCGCCTGGATGGTCACCACCATGGCCATGCTCGGCGACCGGCTGGGCCTGTGGCGGGCGCTGGCCGACTCGGACGCCGTGACCAGCACCGAACTCGCCGCCTGCACCGGCACCAGCGAGCGGTACGTCCGGGAGTGGCTGTCGTCCATGGCCTCGCACGGTTACCTGAACTACGACGAGTCCACCGCGCGCTTCACGCTGCCCGCCGAGCACGTGCCCGTGCTGGCCGCGGACAGCCCGGTCTACTTCGGCGGCCTGCACCAGGCCCTGTACGGCCTCACCGGGGTGCTCGGCCAGGTCGCCGAGGCGTTCCGGGCCGGCGGCGGGGTGCCGCTGGCCGCGTACGGCGAGGACTGGTGGCACGGGCTGGAGCGGTTCACCGCCGGCAGCTTCGACCACCTGCTGACACAGGTATGGGTGCCCGCGATGCCGCAGGTGCACGCGAAGCTGGCGCTCGGCGCGCACGTCGCCGACGTCGGCTGCGGCCGGGGACGGGCCCTGATCGGCCTCGCGCGGGCGTTCCCCGCCGGGCGCTACGTCGGGTTCGACGTGCACCCGGAGTCGATCGCCGCCGCCCGCGCCGCCGCGCTGGAGGCCGGGGTCGCCGACCGGGTGCGGTTCGAGGTCTGCGACGCGGCCGCCGGTATCCCCGGCGAGTACGACATCGTGACCACGTTCGACGTGATCCACGACCTCGCCGAGCCCGCGACGGTGCTCAAGGCGATCCGCGTTGCGCTGCGCCCGGACGGGCACTACGTGTGCGTCGACATCAACGCCAGCCACCACCTGCCCGACAACGCCGGTGCGCTCGGCGCCTACTTCTACGGCGTCAGCATCCTGTACTGCCTGACCACGTCCCTGGCCCAGCACGGCGCGGGCCTGGGCACGTGCGGGTTCAACGAGCACACCGCGCGAGAGCTGTGCGCGCAGGCCGGCTTCGGCACGGTCACCAAGGTCGAGATCGGCAACCCGTTCAACAACCTGTACGAGATCACCCTCTGA
- a CDS encoding GNAT family N-acetyltransferase yields the protein MLADLWPLYGLVISTPRLELRLPREEELAKLADLAGLGVHGADERPFLTPWTEGSADDRARSVLQGHWGKLADWSPTAWQLGLGVFREGDPLGVVTLRSRDFAVVREVMTSAWLGIEHQGKGYGTEARTGLLTLAFEHLGARAARTEVFQDNHASQGVSRKLGYEHDGISVDARGDEALVSDRLRLSRERWLQQQRPAVTVDGITACLPTFGL from the coding sequence ATGCTCGCTGACCTGTGGCCCCTGTACGGACTCGTCATCTCCACGCCCCGGCTGGAACTGCGCCTGCCCCGTGAAGAGGAACTGGCGAAGCTCGCCGACCTGGCGGGCCTCGGTGTGCACGGCGCGGACGAGCGTCCGTTCCTGACGCCCTGGACCGAAGGCAGCGCCGACGATCGGGCGCGCTCCGTGCTGCAGGGACACTGGGGCAAGCTCGCCGACTGGAGCCCGACAGCATGGCAGCTGGGACTCGGGGTCTTCCGCGAGGGAGATCCGCTCGGCGTGGTCACGCTCCGCTCACGCGACTTCGCGGTCGTTCGGGAGGTCATGACGTCGGCATGGCTGGGGATCGAACACCAGGGCAAGGGCTACGGCACGGAGGCTCGGACCGGCCTGCTGACGCTCGCCTTCGAGCACCTCGGCGCCCGCGCCGCGCGCACCGAGGTGTTCCAGGACAACCACGCCTCCCAGGGCGTATCCCGCAAGCTCGGCTACGAGCACGACGGCATCTCCGTCGACGCGCGTGGCGACGAGGCCCTGGTGTCCGACCGCCTGCGGCTCAGCCGGGAGCGGTGGCTTCAGCAGCAGCGGCCGGCGGTGACGGTGGACGGGATCACGGCTTGCCTGCCGACGTTCGGCCTCTGA